The genomic interval GTACACCATACGCAGCGAGTCATGGCGGCGGATCACCTCATTAAAGGCGCGCTCCATGACTTCGACATTCAGCGGGCCGCTCAGGTAAATCACTTCCGGAATATTGGACAGAATTCCGGAGCGGTCGGACTGATGCAGCATCCACATGGTGCGCTGTGACGGCGTCAGCGGATACGAAGCACGTCCGGCAGACGACGGAATTTCTTTACACACCGCCCCGGTGGTGCGGCGCAGATCAACCAGCTCCGACAGTTTTTCGACCGTCGGGTTTTCATAGATATCTTTCAGCGGAATATCTACATGCAAGCGGATGTAGATATTTGCTGCCAGTTGCGTAGCCAGCAGGGAATGGCCGCCGAGCAGAAAGAAGTGATCGCCCAGTCCGGCCGACCCGGATTTGAGCACCGCAGAAAAAAGCTCAGCGACCGTTTTTTCAGTCGCCGAGACCGGCGGACGGAATTCGGCAGCCCGCAGCTGCTCGATCTCGCGCAGTGCCGGCGGCGGCAATGCTTTGCGGTCGATTTTTCCGTTGGGCGTGAGCGGAATCTGCGCCAGTTGAATAAAGAACGACGGAATCATGTACTGCGGCAGTTCGAGTGCCAATATCTGCCGGATTTTTTCGACCGAGGGTCTGGCGCCCGCCTGCACCGTGTAATAGGCAATCAGCCGGCGAATACCGGGAACGTCTTCCCGCACCGTGACAACCGCTTCGCGTATGCTCTCAATCCGGCAAAGCGCGGCTTCAATCTCGCCCGGCTCCAGCCGGTAGCCGAGAAATTTAATCTGCTGGTCAATGCGTCCGGCGAACATCAGGTTGCCGTCCGGCAGGCGAAGTGCGCGGTCACCGGTTCGGTAAAGCCGCCCGTGCGGCGTCTCCAGAAAAACCTCAGCGGTCAGTTGCGGACGGTTCAGGTAGCCGCGCGCCACCTGCGGGCCGCCAATAAAAATTTCGCCCTCTTCGCCGTCAGCAACCGGCTCCATTTTTTCATTAAAAAGAAAAATGCTGACATCATCCAGCGGCCTGCCGATCGGCGTGGTGCGCTGAGTATTTCCGGAACCATCCACGCAGTAACAGGTGCAGTACACGGCGGCTTCGGTCGGGCCGTAGCCGTTGATAATGAAAAGCTCCGGCACCTCGCGGGCAATGCTGGTCAGCCGCCGCTCCGGAATCGGCTCCACACCGGTGAGCAGACGGCGCAACCGGCTTTGTCCGGGATGTTCGTGAACCCAGGCTTCGAGATCGGCGATCATCGCCGGAGGAATAAAAGCCGAAGTGACTTGTTCTGCGCAAAGCCAGTCCATCAGTTTTTTAGAACTCAGCCGGACTTCTTCGGGAACAATCGTCAGCGTTGCGCCGCAAATGAGCGGCGAGAAAATTTCATACACGGAAACATCAAAACTGAAACTGGTCCACCAGCTGCAGATATCGCCGGGGCCGAGCGTCCGGCGGCGCTGAGCGTCATCGAGCATATTCAGCGCGCCGCGATGATGACAGCGTACTCCCTTCGGTTTGCCGGTGGAGCCGGAGGTATAAATGATGTAGGCCAGATCATCCGCCTGCGGCAGTTCACAGGCACCCGCAACCGACGGCAGAGATTCATCCGGAGAAACAACGACGGCCTCCGTGATAAATTTAGGTCTGTGCGCGGTCGGCGCAATCACAACCGGCGCGCCGCAATCGGTCAGCATGAACCGGCGGCGTTCGACCGGATAGGTCGGATCAATGGGCACATACGCCGCGCCGGTGCGCAAAACAGCCAGCAGAGCGACAATTAAATCCGGTGAACGATCCATGCAAACGGCGACTGGAACATCGCGGCCCGCTCCGTGTGTGTGCAGAAGCCGGGCAAGTCCCAGCGAACGTCGATCCAGTTCAGCATAGGAAACTTCAGTCTCTCCCAAACGGACAGCGACGGCTTCGGGATGTAAAGCCGTCGCTTCAAGGAACCGGGAAATCAGAGTTTGATCCTTTTTCAAATTCATACTGCCGACGCTCGCATCACTCGGGGGACGATGCTATAAAAACCATTGATTCAGATGAAGACTAAAGTAGAACCATTTAAAAGATCGATCGAAGTCTGGAACATTCACTTGTCCGATCACCGCGGCGATGTTGACCTTTGCCGTGACCTGCTGACCGGCGAAGAGCTGGGTCGCGCCGCCAAATTTCTCAAACCGGCAGATGCCGAAGGGTTCATTCTGGGCCGCGGACTGCTGCGCCGGGTTCTGGCGGACTGCCTGAACCGCGAACCATCCGCCCTGCGGTTCAACCGCAACGCGCAAGGCAAGCCGTTTCTGGAAGGCAGAGAACTGGAGTTCAACGTATCACATTCACGAGACCGCTTATTGATCGCCGTTACCGCCGGACGCGCGGTTGGTGTTGATATTGAGTTCCGCCGCGACGGACTGAATATGAAGTCCATTGCCAAACGGTGGTTTTCGCCCGAGGAGCAGACATTTTTCCAAAGACTGGAAAATCCGGCAGATGGGTTTTTCGAAATCTGGGCCAAAAAAGAAGCCTATGTGAAAGCGCTGGGTGTCGGTATCTACAAAGATCTCAACACGTTTGCGGTGCCTCTGGGCGAGCCGCCGTTTTTTCCAATCCTCGGAAGCGACAAACAGTGGTTTTTCCAGACATTGGAAATTGATTCCGGCTACGCGGCGGCGGTAGTTTCCGAAGCGCCGCCTGTACCGGTCACCCTGCGGAATTTTTAACTCATGAAAATCAGTATTGGCATTCTGGCGTGGAATGAGGAGAGCAGTATCCGCGCGACGCTTCACAGTGTCTTTTCGCAAAGCCTGCTCCGCGACCTCGAAAAGAGCGGACATGAGATTGACCTCATCTGTATACCGAATGGCTGTACCGACAACACCGTACTGGCTGCCCGCGGCGCGATGCTGGCCGCTGCCGAACGGCTGAGTCATCCGGTGAATCTATCGTGGAAGGTTCATCCGCTGGAAAAACCGGGTAAAACCAATGCATGGAATGTCTTTGTGCATGAACTGGTCGATCCGCAGACCGACGTCATTTTTCTTGTCGATGCCGATATTCAAATTTATATGCCGGACACGCTCAGTAATATGCTCGATCAACTGATGAATCATCCGGATGCGTTCATTTGCACCGATCTGCCGGTAAAACATATTGTGTTTAAGCAGCGCTACAGCCTGCTCGACCAGATTTCCATGCACACCGCACGCATCAATCAGTCGGCATCCGGCCAGCTCTGCGGCCAGCTCTACTGCGCCCGGGCTGCGTGGTTGCGCCGTCTCTGGATTCCGGAAGGCATTATTGTGGAAGACGGCTTCATCAAAAAAATGGCGGTCTCCAACTTTCTGACTGAAACAGAAAATGCCGCGCAGAGGATTGTGGTTGCCGAAACCGCATCACACGTTTTCGAAGCCTATACCCGCCTGCCCGATGTACTGGCGACGCACCGGCGCCAGATTGCCGGGTATATGATTCACCGTTGGATATGGGAAACCCTGCAAGTCCGCCGGAGCGAAGCGCCGGATGCCGCCGCGCTGATTGAACAGCTCAACCGGACGGAACCGGGCTGGTCGCGCGCTGTAATCGCCGATGGCATCAAAAAGAAAGATTACGTCCGGATCTACCGTATCCTGCTCGCAACACGCATCGCCCGTTTCCGGGGGTTCAGTGCATCCAAGAAAATGGTTTTCATACCGGCATTGCTGGTTCAGCTTCTGCTTGATTCGATTCAGTTTCTGGCCGCACTCCGCCTGCTCTGCCGCGGAAAGCTGCAGAAAGTCTGGCGGGACACCCGCACCACCAACACGGAGGTCACCCGGTGAAGCTGGCTTTCGCGCATCATCTGGATTTAAAACAGTCTGCCGCACGGAAACCCGGTGCGGTCGGCATTCACAGCGCAGCGGAAAATATTGCCCTACACCTCAAGGCGGCTTCGGACGGTTTTGAAATGCTGGCGCCGCTGAAAAATATCTGTTCGCCTTCGGCGGCCGCGCGGATTCTGCTCTATCAGAAACTGACGCCAGAAAAATATTACGGCTGGGCCGAGCCGTCGCTGAGCCGCTCTTATGGGCGACAGCTTTCACGTAAAATGAAAAACAGTTCC from Kiritimatiellaceae bacterium carries:
- a CDS encoding 4'-phosphopantetheinyl transferase superfamily protein, which codes for MKTKVEPFKRSIEVWNIHLSDHRGDVDLCRDLLTGEELGRAAKFLKPADAEGFILGRGLLRRVLADCLNREPSALRFNRNAQGKPFLEGRELEFNVSHSRDRLLIAVTAGRAVGVDIEFRRDGLNMKSIAKRWFSPEEQTFFQRLENPADGFFEIWAKKEAYVKALGVGIYKDLNTFAVPLGEPPFFPILGSDKQWFFQTLEIDSGYAAAVVSEAPPVPVTLRNF
- a CDS encoding glycosyltransferase family 2 protein, with the protein product MKISIGILAWNEESSIRATLHSVFSQSLLRDLEKSGHEIDLICIPNGCTDNTVLAARGAMLAAAERLSHPVNLSWKVHPLEKPGKTNAWNVFVHELVDPQTDVIFLVDADIQIYMPDTLSNMLDQLMNHPDAFICTDLPVKHIVFKQRYSLLDQISMHTARINQSASGQLCGQLYCARAAWLRRLWIPEGIIVEDGFIKKMAVSNFLTETENAAQRIVVAETASHVFEAYTRLPDVLATHRRQIAGYMIHRWIWETLQVRRSEAPDAAALIEQLNRTEPGWSRAVIADGIKKKDYVRIYRILLATRIARFRGFSASKKMVFIPALLVQLLLDSIQFLAALRLLCRGKLQKVWRDTRTTNTEVTR